In Synechococcus sp. CB0101, a genomic segment contains:
- a CDS encoding SDR family oxidoreductase, producing the protein MNQLNQVPEGLVVVSGASRGIGRELVTLLLSSGYEVVTLSRQACNPAENLTPLGVDLSDETGLGKAIERLKDVLDGRPVAALVNGAGAVEPLGALIHQSASDLLRALCLMAVAPAQLAAAIAPHMPSGGRILNLSSRSAQATFPGLGAYCMSKHALHAVTESLRHDLRPELEVAELIPGEVDTGMQASLREPYPADFPLASFFRGNRANLIPATVAARFCHWVLTQTTTETFNRSEPWFIYDRAHQPFWLAEGADFPYTAP; encoded by the coding sequence TTGAATCAGCTTAATCAGGTACCGGAAGGGCTGGTGGTAGTGAGCGGCGCCAGCCGTGGCATCGGTCGCGAGCTCGTGACTCTGTTGTTGAGCTCTGGATACGAGGTGGTCACTCTGTCGCGACAAGCTTGCAACCCTGCCGAGAATCTCACCCCACTGGGCGTCGACCTTAGTGACGAAACAGGGCTGGGCAAAGCTATCGAGAGGCTGAAGGATGTCCTCGATGGCCGGCCGGTGGCAGCGCTGGTGAATGGGGCTGGAGCTGTTGAGCCGTTAGGAGCTCTGATCCACCAGTCCGCATCCGATCTGCTGCGAGCCCTGTGCCTGATGGCCGTGGCGCCGGCACAGCTGGCCGCTGCGATCGCACCCCACATGCCATCAGGCGGCAGGATACTCAACCTGTCGAGTCGATCAGCCCAGGCCACGTTTCCAGGTCTTGGCGCTTACTGCATGAGCAAGCACGCTTTGCATGCAGTCACAGAAAGTCTACGGCATGATCTAAGACCAGAACTCGAGGTGGCTGAATTGATTCCCGGTGAGGTGGATACCGGCATGCAAGCCAGCCTGCGTGAACCGTATCCTGCGGACTTCCCCCTCGCTTCGTTCTTCCGTGGCAATCGCGCCAATCTGATTCCAGCGACTGTGGCGGCTCGGTTCTGCCACTGGGTGCTCACCCAGACCACAACAGAGACGTTCAACCGTTCTGAGCCTTGGTTCATCTACGACCGAGCGCATCAGCCCTTCTGGCTGGCTGAGGGAGCCGACTTTCCCTACACAGCGCCGTGA
- a CDS encoding UPF0175 family protein, which produces MQAFSVRQLKSNPSTVLRAAEADAMALVTSHQEPTALVVALDRLGLPDTAAVRSGLALSLFQAGSLSVGSAARIAGLPLTRFLEILASLRIPVTDATAAELDDDLDQARRWLAQEA; this is translated from the coding sequence ATGCAGGCCTTTTCGGTGCGGCAACTCAAAAGCAACCCATCAACGGTGCTTCGCGCTGCAGAGGCGGATGCCATGGCCCTGGTGACGAGCCATCAGGAGCCCACGGCACTGGTGGTGGCACTGGATCGTCTTGGCTTGCCAGATACAGCAGCCGTCCGCTCAGGTCTTGCCCTGTCGCTGTTTCAGGCCGGATCGTTGTCTGTTGGATCAGCGGCGCGCATCGCTGGCTTACCCCTCACGCGTTTTCTTGAGATCCTTGCTTCGCTCCGGATCCCTGTGACGGATGCCACGGCTGCTGAATTGGATGATGACCTCGATCAGGCCAGACGCTGGCTCGCTCAAGAGGCTTGA
- a CDS encoding cation:proton antiporter, with amino-acid sequence MTSRFAQISVLGSLLITFNIPSPHLEGTLLPRGFFLGVGLIYLAALAVDRLAASWRLPGAAAVLLLGLLIPTAWLNQSQLLDSVHEESLHRVSLALLMFYAGLRTDFRRIRGMAMAGLRLGCAGVVITVAITAFALFLLAPWLFNPLPPAAALLAVCCLGATDSGAIEDLQVAVDHPIRGRLTHLLQFEAAVSSLVTLLGFGMLAGLLQANIHSDHQALHGLLAMRLVDQLAAVGLHLLAGVIAGLIVGGVAPRLIDALVRSEAMLLLVTVALAFVAYGFGQILGGGGLLAVFVAGVLLSNGRYRIGRFEQQALCRVMHPLNTAAEITVLLLLGLLVKPVALLSVLAIGLALAVVVPVARLLMVIVLLPAKRFPWHDRLVVAGFGLRGAVPLALAVSMTEELPHLSGVAAPLAEPLGEQLLALLFIIILTDLLLQPLLIRHTKLFNSKNVKT; translated from the coding sequence ATGACGTCACGGTTTGCTCAGATTTCAGTGCTTGGCTCTCTACTGATCACCTTCAACATCCCCAGCCCTCATCTGGAAGGCACGCTGTTACCACGCGGTTTCTTCCTTGGCGTTGGCTTGATCTACCTGGCTGCCCTTGCCGTAGACCGACTGGCGGCGAGCTGGCGTTTGCCAGGGGCTGCCGCCGTGTTGCTCCTGGGCCTTCTCATTCCCACGGCATGGTTGAACCAGTCCCAGCTCCTCGATTCCGTTCACGAGGAATCCCTGCACCGGGTCAGCCTGGCGCTCCTGATGTTCTACGCCGGCCTCAGGACCGATTTCAGGCGGATTCGCGGCATGGCCATGGCTGGCCTGCGGCTTGGTTGTGCAGGCGTGGTGATCACGGTTGCGATCACGGCATTCGCACTGTTTCTATTGGCGCCTTGGCTTTTCAATCCCTTGCCTCCGGCCGCCGCATTGCTAGCTGTCTGCTGCCTGGGAGCAACGGACAGTGGGGCCATCGAAGATCTGCAGGTAGCCGTTGACCATCCGATCCGTGGGCGCTTGACGCATCTCTTGCAGTTTGAGGCGGCGGTGAGTTCGCTGGTCACATTGCTGGGGTTTGGGATGTTGGCTGGTCTTCTACAGGCCAACATTCATAGTGATCATCAAGCACTGCATGGACTATTGGCGATGCGGCTGGTCGACCAGCTCGCGGCTGTTGGTCTTCACCTGCTGGCAGGCGTCATTGCCGGCCTGATCGTGGGTGGCGTGGCACCGCGCTTGATTGATGCCCTGGTGCGATCTGAAGCGATGTTGTTGTTGGTCACAGTGGCGCTTGCGTTCGTGGCCTACGGGTTCGGCCAGATCCTTGGTGGTGGAGGTCTGCTGGCCGTTTTTGTGGCGGGCGTGTTGCTGTCGAATGGCCGTTACCGGATCGGTCGCTTTGAGCAGCAGGCCCTGTGCCGGGTTATGCATCCGCTCAACACGGCCGCAGAAATCACGGTCTTGCTGCTGCTTGGTTTGCTGGTAAAGCCCGTGGCATTGCTGTCGGTACTGGCGATAGGTCTGGCGCTGGCGGTCGTGGTTCCCGTGGCTCGCCTGCTGATGGTCATTGTGCTGTTGCCTGCAAAACGGTTTCCATGGCACGATCGCCTCGTGGTTGCCGGATTTGGATTGCGGGGGGCAGTGCCCTTGGCGTTGGCGGTGTCGATGACCGAAGAGCTACCGCATCTCAGTGGCGTTGCAGCACCGTTGGCCGAACCTTTGGGAGAGCAACTTTTGGCTTTGCTCTTTATTATTATACTAACGGATTTATTGCTCCAGCCGCTGCTGATTCGACATACAAAACTCTTCAACTCAAAAAACGTCAAAACCTGA
- a CDS encoding permease — protein MPLALTRLLGPWKPGDLDGFLALGLNNLIQILLIISLCRGVLGYPDALLFGQILPAAGVSLLVGNLAYSYLARRLAAREQRSDCTALPYGINTVSLFAYIFLVMLPVKLAALNGGMSEAAAVTRSWHAGMVACMGSGLIETAGAFCADRLRRWLPRAALLSTLAGIALGYIALGFLLRTYANPLVGLASLAVILLGYYARVKWPLPTGLMALLIGMVLAWSSGLIDPSASAWQQSLSTVTWHTPTLQLTTLWQARADLFPWLGVIVPMGLFNVIGSLQNLDSADAAGDHYGTRSCLLIDGIGTLAAAALGSCFPTTIYIGHSGFKDLGARSGYSWLNGVVMGAACFLGLFGLISLLVPIDAGMAIVLYIGIAMTSQAFQATPSRHAPAVVLGILPGLAGWGAQLLKAGLRTGGLGSEARPFNDAMITQLASGDVWAAGAFALEQGQIITSMLLAALLVFAIEKRFLAAAVCSGSAAVLAWFGVLHAWRFSTGDTVLNLGWGTGQPWAIAYGVITVLILIARILPQDSQNI, from the coding sequence ATGCCTCTTGCATTGACTCGTCTACTGGGTCCCTGGAAGCCCGGCGATCTGGATGGCTTCCTGGCTTTGGGTTTGAACAACCTGATTCAGATCCTGCTCATCATCAGCCTTTGCCGCGGAGTTCTCGGTTATCCCGATGCACTGCTGTTCGGGCAGATCCTTCCAGCTGCTGGCGTCAGCCTGTTGGTTGGCAATCTGGCCTACAGCTACTTAGCTCGGCGACTCGCTGCCCGTGAACAGCGCAGTGACTGCACAGCCCTGCCCTATGGGATCAACACGGTCAGTCTCTTCGCCTACATCTTTCTGGTGATGCTGCCAGTGAAGCTGGCGGCTTTGAACGGTGGCATGAGCGAGGCAGCCGCTGTCACACGCTCCTGGCATGCCGGGATGGTGGCTTGCATGGGTTCTGGCCTGATCGAAACGGCCGGTGCTTTTTGTGCCGATCGTCTGAGACGCTGGTTGCCCCGTGCTGCACTCCTCTCCACGCTCGCCGGAATTGCCCTGGGCTACATCGCTCTGGGTTTCCTCTTGCGCACGTATGCCAATCCGCTGGTCGGGCTGGCCAGTCTGGCTGTCATTTTGCTCGGCTACTACGCCAGGGTGAAGTGGCCATTGCCCACGGGGTTGATGGCCTTGCTGATCGGCATGGTGCTCGCCTGGAGTAGTGGACTGATTGATCCCTCTGCCAGTGCTTGGCAGCAAAGCCTCAGCACAGTCACCTGGCACACACCAACGCTCCAACTCACGACGCTGTGGCAGGCACGCGCCGACTTATTTCCCTGGCTTGGTGTGATCGTGCCAATGGGTCTCTTTAATGTGATCGGGTCTCTTCAGAATCTTGATAGCGCTGATGCCGCAGGAGACCACTACGGCACCCGCTCATGCCTTCTGATTGATGGCATCGGCACGTTGGCAGCCGCGGCCTTGGGATCCTGCTTTCCGACAACGATCTACATCGGTCATTCAGGCTTCAAAGACCTCGGGGCCCGTTCGGGTTATTCGTGGCTCAATGGTGTGGTGATGGGAGCAGCCTGCTTCCTTGGACTGTTCGGCCTGATCTCACTGCTGGTTCCCATCGATGCCGGTATGGCGATCGTGCTCTACATCGGAATAGCGATGACGTCACAAGCGTTTCAGGCCACACCCTCCAGGCATGCGCCGGCCGTGGTGTTGGGGATCCTGCCTGGCCTGGCGGGATGGGGAGCACAATTACTGAAAGCTGGCCTGCGAACAGGCGGGTTGGGGAGCGAGGCCAGACCTTTTAACGATGCGATGATCACCCAGTTGGCATCTGGTGATGTCTGGGCGGCGGGTGCCTTTGCACTTGAGCAAGGACAGATCATCACATCGATGCTGTTAGCCGCCCTGTTGGTCTTTGCCATTGAAAAGCGGTTTCTCGCTGCGGCGGTCTGTAGCGGCTCAGCAGCTGTTCTGGCCTGGTTCGGGGTGCTGCATGCCTGGAGATTCTCCACAGGAGATACTGTTTTAAATCTGGGCTGGGGGACTGGCCAGCCATGGGCGATTGCCTATGGCGTCATCACTGTGTTGATTCTGATTGCCCGGATACTTCCGCAAGATTCTCAAAACATTTGA
- a CDS encoding ribonuclease catalytic domain-containing protein: MQGSKVRLRIGFDAKPSVLPQRQLELICPLPSGVDAPQRLGALPWALTPDQLEQAGLTRRSWGAAWLLLLESGETLGIGDFADLVCGGTSAAQLAACWLELVGPQAWFRFKQGQIEARSAAELKPMRRERRLKQLQEQRQQEWQQLLRARQPVDLAVLPLEQQQRLESLKQLAAGALELDQLEPELRQSLTALHLGHDRGDLRHLLVDLGLWDRHHLVSMGGTTWSLGFSAELEDEAQRLLTLHTEDLPGDGERLDLTAQRCVTIDDDDTRDIDDGLALERRADGSLRLWIHVADPGRLVAVDSPLDLEARRRGSSLYLASGNLPMFPLCLTTGPFSLRAGMRSAAWSTWVDLDHEGDIAAYGIQRSWVKPTYRLSYSDADDLIDLAPPEERDLAELDQLLDRRRQWRVRQGALLMDLPEGRIRSHDGEPTLEISEPSPSRAMVAEAMILAGAVAARFGVEHGLALPFRSQLPADLPPKAELDALPDGAVRFAAIKRCLSRGLMGTQASPHFSLGLPAYAQATSPIRRYGDLVVQRQIQAQLSGASPLSEDDLQELLNSFDGAVREGIGISREDQRHWQQVWFEAHKTSQWRADFLRWLRPQDRLGLVRIDDLAIDLAAECPQNAQPGEALLLRVQQVDSLRDQLKLVALAS, encoded by the coding sequence GTGCAAGGCAGCAAAGTGCGCCTGCGCATCGGCTTTGACGCCAAGCCATCCGTTTTGCCCCAGCGCCAGCTGGAGTTGATCTGCCCCCTGCCCTCCGGTGTTGATGCACCGCAGCGGTTGGGGGCTTTGCCTTGGGCACTCACGCCCGACCAACTCGAGCAAGCCGGTCTCACGAGGCGCAGCTGGGGCGCAGCCTGGCTCTTACTACTCGAGTCGGGCGAGACGCTTGGGATCGGTGATTTCGCGGATCTGGTCTGCGGTGGAACCTCAGCAGCTCAGTTAGCCGCCTGTTGGCTGGAGCTGGTGGGTCCGCAGGCGTGGTTCCGCTTCAAGCAAGGGCAGATCGAGGCCCGAAGCGCCGCCGAGCTCAAGCCGATGCGGCGCGAGCGGCGGCTGAAGCAATTGCAGGAGCAGCGCCAACAGGAATGGCAGCAGTTGCTTCGTGCCAGGCAGCCCGTGGATCTGGCTGTGTTGCCGCTGGAGCAACAACAACGGCTCGAATCGCTGAAACAACTGGCGGCCGGTGCGCTGGAGCTGGATCAGCTCGAGCCTGAGCTGCGCCAAAGCCTCACGGCCCTGCATCTCGGCCACGACCGTGGTGATCTGCGGCATCTGTTGGTGGATCTCGGTCTTTGGGACCGTCACCACCTGGTGTCGATGGGTGGCACCACCTGGAGCCTGGGCTTCAGCGCCGAGTTGGAGGACGAAGCCCAGCGCCTGCTGACGCTGCACACCGAAGACCTCCCCGGTGATGGCGAACGCCTCGATCTCACAGCCCAGCGCTGCGTGACGATCGACGACGACGACACCCGCGACATCGACGACGGCCTGGCTTTGGAACGCCGGGCCGACGGCAGCCTGCGCCTCTGGATTCATGTGGCTGATCCAGGCCGCCTGGTGGCCGTGGATTCACCGCTCGATCTGGAGGCACGCCGGCGCGGCAGCAGCCTCTACTTGGCCAGCGGCAATCTGCCGATGTTCCCGCTCTGTCTCACCACGGGGCCCTTCAGCCTGCGGGCGGGGATGCGCAGCGCCGCCTGGAGCACCTGGGTTGACCTTGATCACGAGGGAGACATTGCCGCCTACGGCATTCAGCGCAGCTGGGTGAAGCCCACCTATCGGCTCAGCTACAGCGATGCCGATGATTTGATCGACCTGGCGCCGCCAGAAGAGCGGGATCTCGCTGAGCTGGATCAGTTGCTGGACCGCCGCCGTCAGTGGCGCGTGCGCCAGGGCGCCCTGCTGATGGACCTGCCGGAAGGGCGCATCCGCAGCCATGATGGCGAGCCGACCCTCGAGATCAGCGAGCCCAGCCCCTCTCGCGCGATGGTGGCTGAGGCGATGATCCTGGCTGGTGCGGTCGCGGCACGTTTTGGCGTTGAGCACGGCTTGGCGCTGCCCTTCCGCAGCCAACTCCCAGCCGACTTACCACCCAAAGCAGAGCTCGACGCACTTCCCGATGGCGCCGTGCGCTTTGCCGCGATCAAGCGCTGCCTCAGCCGCGGGTTGATGGGAACCCAGGCTTCGCCCCACTTCAGCCTCGGGCTGCCGGCCTATGCCCAGGCCACCTCGCCGATCCGGCGTTACGGCGATCTGGTGGTGCAGCGCCAGATTCAGGCGCAGCTCAGCGGGGCATCACCCCTGAGTGAAGACGACCTGCAGGAGTTACTCAACAGCTTCGATGGCGCCGTGCGCGAAGGCATCGGCATCTCCCGCGAAGACCAGCGCCACTGGCAGCAGGTGTGGTTTGAAGCCCATAAGACCAGCCAATGGCGCGCCGATTTCCTGCGCTGGCTCCGGCCCCAGGACCGGCTCGGCCTGGTGCGCATCGACGACCTGGCCATAGACCTGGCCGCCGAATGCCCCCAGAACGCCCAGCCAGGCGAAGCGCTGCTGCTGCGGGTGCAGCAGGTGGATTCGCTGCGCGATCAGTTGAAGCTGGTGGCGTTAGCCAGTTGA
- the rpmG gene encoding 50S ribosomal protein L33, which produces MAKNKGVRIVITLECTECRSNPAKRSPGVSRYTTQKNRRNTTERIELKKFCPHCNSSTVHKEIK; this is translated from the coding sequence ATGGCTAAGAACAAGGGCGTCCGGATCGTGATCACTCTCGAGTGCACCGAATGCCGGTCCAACCCCGCCAAGCGGTCTCCTGGTGTGTCCCGTTACACCACCCAGAAGAACCGCCGCAACACCACTGAACGGATCGAACTGAAGAAGTTCTGCCCGCACTGCAACTCGTCGACGGTCCACAAAGAGATCAAGTGA
- a CDS encoding type II toxin-antitoxin system VapC family toxin, which translates to MLQLVSTSRCSAYDCEFVAVAEQLAVPLVTEDRTILASFALLAQSLHHATSFS; encoded by the coding sequence GTGTTGCAGCTCGTGAGCACCAGCCGCTGCAGTGCCTACGACTGTGAGTTCGTCGCCGTAGCCGAGCAATTGGCTGTTCCTCTGGTCACGGAGGATCGCACCATCCTGGCGTCGTTTGCGCTTCTGGCTCAGTCGTTGCACCACGCCACCAGCTTCAGCTGA
- a CDS encoding DUF3368 domain-containing protein yields MIGTAAVLVLAKERRLLSTCKPLLVAMREQGYFLSDSLIACVLEQCGESTG; encoded by the coding sequence ATGATCGGAACAGCCGCTGTTCTGGTATTGGCCAAGGAGCGTCGCCTGCTCTCCACCTGTAAACCCCTACTGGTGGCCATGCGCGAGCAGGGATACTTCCTCAGCGACAGCCTGATCGCCTGTGTTCTTGAGCAGTGCGGCGAATCAACTGGCTAA
- a CDS encoding bifunctional 2-polyprenyl-6-hydroxyphenol methylase/3-demethylubiquinol 3-O-methyltransferase UbiG, translating into MSPRDARSDWNAFAAEAIPTKTDFGPLEIVLTDIKTTFGEKRPALILDAGCGVGVISRYLYSKGFSVVGVDINESAINNARKSIVGLIELSDDRSARSLDFLCADILNAAPPAIQADAFSGAICQLVISIIGTEQDRVALLANLFKALRPGGCLYLSASGVSDDINPMYAELYKSDLQITKEPYTYLSRDDQGKALYATHHFSEEELKCLMQSAGFRGIRIDKKRETSSRRNSQSAYFYYCYCHKPTTKPASRP; encoded by the coding sequence ATGTCCCCACGCGATGCACGGTCTGATTGGAACGCTTTTGCAGCGGAAGCGATTCCCACAAAAACAGATTTTGGGCCTCTTGAGATCGTCTTGACTGATATCAAGACGACGTTCGGGGAGAAGCGGCCAGCCCTGATTCTCGACGCTGGCTGTGGAGTTGGAGTTATCAGCAGATACCTTTATTCGAAGGGGTTTTCCGTTGTCGGGGTCGATATCAATGAGTCAGCAATCAACAACGCTCGGAAATCCATAGTAGGATTGATCGAGCTCTCCGATGATCGCTCCGCCAGATCTCTCGACTTTCTCTGCGCAGATATTCTCAATGCGGCTCCCCCGGCGATACAAGCTGACGCATTCAGCGGAGCCATCTGTCAACTCGTCATCTCAATCATCGGAACAGAGCAAGATCGAGTCGCCCTGCTCGCAAACTTATTCAAGGCACTTCGCCCCGGCGGTTGTCTCTATCTTTCCGCCTCGGGTGTATCCGATGACATCAACCCTATGTATGCAGAGCTCTACAAATCAGACCTGCAAATCACCAAAGAGCCGTATACCTACCTATCACGCGACGATCAAGGCAAGGCTCTCTATGCCACGCACCATTTCTCAGAGGAGGAGCTGAAATGTCTCATGCAATCTGCTGGTTTTCGCGGCATACGCATTGACAAGAAGAGGGAAACAAGCAGCCGAAGAAACAGCCAATCTGCATATTTTTATTATTGCTACTGCCATAAACCAACAACCAAGCCTGCATCCAGGCCGTGA
- the pheT gene encoding phenylalanine--tRNA ligase subunit beta, whose translation MRVSLQWLQELVACTLPVDELAERLSVAGFEVEEIEDLAARAAGVVVGHVNSREQHPNADKLSVCTVAIGAAEPLQIVCGAKNVRAGIHVAVATVGSYLPAVDLTIKPAELRGVASSGMICSLSELGLADSSDGIVILDEALDSVPALGTPVGPLFGLDDQVLELAITANRPDGLSMQGIAREVAALSGAALSLPAAAPAIPMQPLPVSASVQERIEAGGLFSLTALNNLQVGPSPQWLQSRLERAGLRPINNVVDITNLVMLEFGQPLHAFDAAKLAGLSGGSADPARLDLRSGRTGEAFKALDVSEHSLSEEAWVVSYADQAVALAGVIGGDNSCVDASTTSIWLEAAMFAPQTVRRSSRSVGLRTDASSRFEKGLPREVTLSAADRAVQLLQELCCAQVEGRWGHERSEAPRPALQLRSDALHNLLGPVVDASGEEADLPDAEIEQILTALGCQLSADDEGWQVQVPPSRAMDLQREVDLIEEVARLVGYDRFASHLPDPIEPGGLSDVQQAERRLRRMLVDAGLQETCSLSLGPAESERPGADPKRRVALANPLLADYSHLRDSLVDELLQAAQRNLQAGRSGFWAFELGNVFDATAADGGQTLQLAGVICGARQAELWSSSGKPQALDYFQARGVLQQALDSLKLPVEDRRLSDEPLLHPGRAAQLAVEGRPGGWFGQVHPELAERYDLPAATYLFQLDVAQLLSAATRRNRWQPAFAAYATVPASERDLALVVPATTASGQLLQAIRKAGKPLLEQAELVDRYEGEQVAAGRCSQAFRLRYRDAKRTLTDTEVDGAHEKIRAALEKQFGAQLRA comes from the coding sequence ATGCGGGTCTCGCTCCAATGGCTGCAGGAGCTGGTGGCCTGCACGTTGCCCGTGGATGAGCTCGCCGAACGCTTGTCGGTGGCTGGCTTTGAAGTGGAAGAGATCGAAGATCTAGCTGCCCGTGCTGCCGGCGTGGTGGTGGGCCACGTGAACAGCCGCGAGCAACATCCCAACGCAGACAAGTTGAGTGTCTGCACCGTGGCCATTGGCGCCGCTGAACCGCTGCAGATTGTCTGTGGTGCCAAGAATGTGCGCGCTGGCATTCATGTGGCCGTCGCCACGGTGGGGTCGTACCTGCCGGCGGTGGATCTCACGATCAAACCGGCTGAGCTGCGCGGCGTGGCCAGCAGCGGCATGATCTGCTCCCTCTCCGAGCTGGGCCTGGCCGACAGTTCCGATGGGATCGTGATCCTCGATGAGGCCCTGGACAGCGTGCCTGCCTTGGGCACTCCCGTTGGCCCCTTGTTTGGCCTCGACGATCAAGTGCTCGAGCTGGCGATCACCGCCAACCGCCCCGATGGCCTGTCGATGCAGGGCATCGCCCGTGAGGTGGCCGCCCTCAGCGGAGCGGCCCTGAGCCTTCCCGCTGCGGCTCCGGCCATTCCCATGCAACCGCTGCCGGTGAGCGCATCGGTGCAGGAACGCATCGAAGCCGGCGGGTTGTTCAGCCTTACGGCACTCAACAACCTGCAGGTGGGTCCCTCTCCCCAGTGGCTGCAAAGCCGCTTGGAGCGCGCGGGTCTGCGGCCCATCAACAACGTGGTGGACATCACCAATCTGGTGATGCTCGAGTTCGGTCAACCCCTGCATGCTTTCGATGCCGCCAAGCTGGCTGGCTTGAGCGGCGGCAGCGCTGATCCCGCCCGCCTGGATCTGCGCAGCGGCCGCACCGGTGAAGCGTTCAAGGCACTCGATGTCAGCGAGCACAGCCTTAGCGAGGAAGCCTGGGTGGTGAGTTACGCCGATCAGGCTGTGGCCCTGGCGGGCGTGATCGGTGGCGACAACAGCTGTGTCGACGCCTCCACCACCAGCATTTGGCTGGAGGCGGCGATGTTCGCCCCGCAAACGGTGCGCCGCAGCTCCCGCAGCGTGGGTCTACGCACCGATGCCAGCAGCCGCTTTGAAAAGGGCCTCCCCCGTGAGGTGACCCTCAGCGCCGCTGATCGGGCGGTGCAACTCCTTCAGGAGCTCTGCTGTGCCCAGGTGGAGGGCCGCTGGGGCCATGAGCGCAGCGAAGCACCACGCCCAGCCCTGCAGCTGCGCAGCGATGCCCTGCACAACCTGCTGGGTCCGGTGGTGGATGCCAGCGGCGAGGAAGCCGACCTCCCTGACGCCGAGATCGAGCAGATCCTCACCGCCCTGGGCTGCCAGCTCAGCGCCGATGACGAAGGCTGGCAGGTGCAGGTGCCGCCCTCCCGCGCCATGGACCTGCAGCGCGAAGTGGATCTGATTGAAGAGGTGGCACGCCTGGTGGGTTACGACCGCTTCGCGAGTCATTTGCCCGACCCGATCGAACCCGGCGGCCTGAGCGATGTGCAGCAAGCCGAGCGTCGTTTGCGACGGATGCTGGTGGATGCCGGCTTGCAGGAAACCTGCAGCCTCTCCCTCGGTCCGGCCGAATCAGAGCGTCCGGGGGCTGATCCGAAGCGCCGCGTCGCCCTGGCCAATCCCCTGCTGGCTGATTACAGCCATCTGCGCGATAGCCTTGTTGATGAGCTACTGCAGGCGGCGCAACGCAATCTCCAGGCTGGCCGCAGCGGCTTCTGGGCCTTCGAGCTGGGCAATGTTTTTGATGCCACAGCCGCCGATGGCGGCCAAACCCTCCAGTTGGCGGGTGTGATCTGCGGGGCACGCCAGGCAGAGCTCTGGAGCAGCAGCGGCAAACCCCAGGCCCTCGATTACTTCCAGGCTCGCGGTGTGTTGCAGCAGGCCCTGGACAGCCTCAAGTTGCCTGTGGAGGATCGCCGGCTCAGCGATGAACCGCTGCTGCACCCTGGCCGCGCCGCCCAGCTCGCGGTGGAAGGGCGCCCAGGCGGTTGGTTCGGCCAGGTGCATCCCGAACTCGCCGAGCGCTACGACCTCCCCGCCGCCACCTACCTGTTCCAACTGGATGTGGCTCAGCTGCTCAGCGCCGCCACACGACGCAATCGCTGGCAGCCGGCCTTCGCGGCCTACGCCACCGTGCCGGCCTCCGAGCGTGACCTTGCCCTGGTGGTGCCGGCAACCACCGCTAGCGGTCAGTTACTGCAGGCGATTCGCAAGGCCGGTAAGCCCCTGCTCGAGCAGGCTGAACTGGTCGACCGCTACGAGGGCGAGCAGGTGGCAGCGGGGAGGTGCAGCCAGGCCTTCCGTCTTCGCTATCGCGATGCCAAGCGCACCCTCACCGACACCGAGGTGGATGGAGCCCACGAGAAGATCCGGGCTGCGCTGGAGAAGCAGTTCGGTGCCCAGCTGCGGGCCTGA
- the rpsR gene encoding 30S ribosomal protein S18, translating to MASSFFKKRLSPIKPGDPIDYKDVDLLKKFITERGKILPRRLTGLTAKQQRDLTNAVKRARIVALLPFVNPEG from the coding sequence ATGGCTAGCTCCTTCTTCAAGAAGCGTCTGTCGCCGATTAAGCCCGGTGACCCGATCGACTACAAGGATGTCGATCTGCTCAAGAAGTTCATCACCGAGCGCGGCAAGATCCTGCCCCGCCGTCTCACCGGCCTCACCGCCAAGCAGCAGCGTGATCTCACCAATGCGGTGAAGCGCGCTCGCATCGTGGCTCTGCTGCCCTTCGTGAATCCCGAGGGCTGA